Proteins encoded in a region of the Spiribacter sp. 1M189 genome:
- the clpA gene encoding ATP-dependent Clp protease ATP-binding subunit ClpA — protein sequence MLSKELEFTLNLAFKEARDKRHEFLTVEHLLLALTDNPAALEVLRACGADLDALRQDLEAFLDETTPLLPPNDNRETQPTLGFQRVLQRAILHVQSSGKKEVSGANVVVAIFSEQESQAVYFLHKQNISRLDAVNFLSHGISKVSGEEGSSEPDPSQEEGETAEEGGSAKPLESFATDLNARARQGRTDPLIGRKHEVERTIQILCRRRKNNPLYVGEAGVGKTAIAEGLAKLIEDGDVPEVLADATIYSLDLGALVAGTKYRGDFEKRLKGLLAQLKKEEHAILFIDEIHTIIGAGSASGGVMDASNLLKPMLASGELKCIGSTTYQEYRGVFEKDRALARRFQKIDVPEPTVDETVQILRGLKDRFESHHGVRYTHPALESAAELAAKYITDRHLPDKAIDVIDEAGANHRLLPPSRKKKTVGVGDVETIVAKMARIPPKRVSTSDMRLLETMEKDLKRVIYGQDEAIDTLAATIKMSRAGLRDTEKPVGSFLFAGPTGVGKTEVTRQLAEIMGINLIRFDMSEYMERHTVSRLIGAPPGYVGFDQGGLLTEEVLKHPHSVVLLDEIEKAHPDVFNLLLQVMDHGSLTDNNGRHADFRNVILVMTTNAGAEEQSRRTIGFTPQDQSSDALEVIRKQFTPEFRNRLDAIIQFNGLAAEVIQRVAEKFIRELRHQLAEKRVTLEVSDEARAWLAEQGYDPKMGARPMARLIQDKLKRPLADELLFGRLANGGHVRVDLDETGEALAFHIDTPEPVE from the coding sequence ATGCTAAGCAAAGAGCTCGAGTTCACGTTGAACCTCGCTTTCAAGGAGGCGCGTGACAAGCGTCATGAATTCCTCACGGTGGAGCATCTGCTGCTGGCGTTGACCGACAACCCGGCGGCACTCGAGGTGCTGCGTGCCTGCGGTGCGGATCTTGACGCCCTGCGACAGGATCTGGAGGCGTTTCTCGACGAGACCACGCCCCTGCTGCCGCCCAACGACAACCGTGAGACTCAGCCCACGCTGGGTTTTCAGCGCGTCCTGCAGCGCGCCATCCTGCATGTGCAGTCCTCCGGCAAGAAGGAGGTCAGTGGTGCCAATGTGGTGGTCGCGATCTTCAGTGAGCAGGAGTCACAGGCGGTCTATTTCCTCCACAAGCAGAACATCTCCCGGCTGGACGCGGTGAATTTCCTCTCCCACGGCATCTCGAAGGTGTCCGGCGAGGAGGGAAGCAGCGAGCCCGATCCTTCTCAGGAGGAGGGTGAAACCGCCGAGGAAGGTGGTAGCGCCAAGCCGCTGGAGAGCTTCGCGACGGATCTCAATGCCCGTGCCCGGCAGGGTCGGACCGATCCGCTGATCGGCCGAAAACACGAGGTCGAGCGCACCATCCAGATCCTCTGTCGGCGGCGCAAGAACAACCCGCTCTACGTGGGCGAGGCGGGCGTCGGCAAGACCGCGATCGCTGAGGGGCTCGCCAAGCTCATCGAGGATGGCGATGTGCCGGAAGTGCTCGCCGATGCCACCATCTACTCCCTTGATCTGGGCGCGCTGGTGGCGGGCACGAAGTACCGCGGCGACTTCGAGAAGCGCCTCAAGGGGCTGCTGGCACAGCTCAAGAAGGAAGAGCACGCGATTCTCTTCATCGACGAGATCCACACCATCATTGGCGCGGGGTCGGCGTCTGGCGGCGTCATGGATGCTTCCAACCTGCTCAAGCCCATGCTCGCCAGCGGTGAGCTGAAGTGCATCGGCTCCACGACCTACCAGGAATACCGGGGCGTATTCGAAAAGGATCGCGCCCTGGCCCGTCGCTTCCAGAAAATCGACGTGCCCGAGCCGACGGTGGATGAAACCGTGCAGATCCTTCGAGGGCTGAAAGACCGGTTTGAATCCCATCATGGGGTGCGCTACACCCATCCGGCACTGGAATCGGCAGCGGAGCTGGCGGCCAAGTACATCACCGACCGGCACTTACCGGACAAGGCCATTGATGTCATCGATGAGGCCGGTGCCAACCACCGTCTACTCCCGCCGTCGCGGAAGAAAAAGACCGTGGGCGTCGGCGATGTGGAGACCATCGTCGCCAAGATGGCGCGTATCCCTCCCAAGCGTGTGTCCACCTCGGACATGCGGCTGCTCGAGACCATGGAGAAGGACCTCAAGCGCGTGATCTATGGCCAGGACGAGGCCATCGATACGCTCGCGGCGACCATCAAGATGTCCCGCGCCGGCCTGCGTGATACCGAAAAGCCGGTGGGTAGCTTCCTTTTCGCCGGCCCGACCGGCGTCGGCAAGACCGAGGTGACCCGGCAGCTTGCCGAGATCATGGGGATCAACCTGATCCGCTTCGACATGTCCGAGTACATGGAACGGCATACGGTCTCCCGACTGATCGGTGCACCACCGGGCTATGTCGGTTTCGACCAGGGCGGACTGCTTACCGAGGAGGTGCTCAAGCATCCCCATTCGGTGGTCCTGCTGGACGAGATCGAGAAGGCCCATCCGGATGTCTTCAACCTGCTCCTGCAGGTGATGGACCATGGCTCGCTGACTGACAATAACGGGCGGCACGCCGACTTCCGCAACGTCATCCTGGTCATGACGACCAACGCCGGCGCGGAGGAGCAGAGCCGGAGGACCATCGGCTTCACGCCGCAGGATCAGAGCAGCGATGCGCTCGAGGTGATCCGCAAGCAGTTCACGCCGGAATTCCGCAACCGGCTGGATGCCATCATCCAGTTCAACGGCCTGGCCGCCGAGGTGATTCAGCGGGTGGCGGAAAAGTTCATCCGCGAGTTACGCCATCAGCTGGCGGAGAAGCGCGTGACCCTCGAGGTGAGTGACGAAGCCAGGGCGTGGCTGGCGGAACAGGGCTATGATCCGAAGATGGGCGCACGGCCGATGGCACGGCTCATCCAGGATAAGCTCAAACGTCCTCTGGCTGACGAGCTGCTGTTCGGACGTCTCGCCAACGGTGGCCATGTGCGGGTGGATCTAGATGAGACCGGCGAAGCGCTGGCCTTTCACATCGATACGCCGGAGCCGGTCGAGTAG
- the clpS gene encoding ATP-dependent Clp protease adapter ClpS gives MSEENDPKRDDDLSVEEAKPSVKQPPLYRVVLLNDDYTPMEFVVEVLQTFFRMDRDQATQVMLHVHTRGKGVCGVFSRDIAETKVDQVNDHARENDHPLMCTMEPA, from the coding sequence ATGAGTGAAGAGAACGATCCGAAACGCGACGATGATCTGTCGGTCGAAGAGGCGAAGCCCAGCGTCAAGCAGCCGCCGCTCTATCGCGTCGTCCTCCTCAATGACGACTACACGCCCATGGAATTCGTGGTAGAGGTGTTGCAGACGTTCTTCCGGATGGACCGGGACCAGGCGACGCAGGTCATGCTCCACGTCCACACCCGCGGCAAGGGGGTGTGCGGCGTATTCAGCCGCGACATTGCGGAGACCAAGGTCGATCAGGTCAACGACCATGCCCGCGAGAATGATCACCCGCTCATGTGCACGATGGAGCCGGCATGA
- the mnmA gene encoding tRNA 2-thiouridine(34) synthase MnmA produces MNRDSRVIVGLSGGVDSAVSAWLLREQGYRVEGLFMKNWEDDDTETQCSAEADYADALQVAEVLGIPLHRANFAAAYRSEVFDHCLREFRAGRTPNPDILCNQRIKFRAFVDHARRLGADQVATGHYAGIGGEPGVRTLLRAADVNKDQTYFLYTLDQEQLEAAIFPLAGLTKPRVRAMADAAGFANFNKTDSTGICFIGERDFQAFLARYIDRQPGPIVTVEGDEVGRHQGLAFYTIGQRRGLNLGGRANCPGLPWYVAEKDLPGNRLVVAQGHDHPALMNHGLLAGDWHWVDGKGPDRPIRCTARLRHRQPDQPGRLTPRADGRRELIFDAPQRAVAPGQSVVIYDGERCLGGGIIDERLPVERSLVSGAA; encoded by the coding sequence ATGAACAGGGATTCACGCGTCATCGTTGGCCTCTCCGGCGGCGTCGACTCGGCGGTCAGCGCCTGGCTCCTGCGCGAGCAGGGCTACCGCGTCGAGGGCCTTTTCATGAAGAACTGGGAAGACGACGATACCGAGACCCAGTGCTCGGCCGAGGCCGACTACGCCGATGCCCTTCAAGTCGCCGAAGTCCTTGGCATCCCGCTGCATCGCGCTAATTTCGCTGCCGCCTACCGCAGCGAGGTATTCGACCACTGCCTGAGAGAGTTCCGGGCCGGACGGACACCCAACCCCGACATCCTCTGCAACCAGCGTATCAAGTTCCGCGCATTCGTCGACCATGCGCGACGCCTTGGCGCCGATCAAGTGGCGACCGGCCATTATGCCGGCATCGGCGGCGAGCCGGGGGTGAGAACGCTGCTGCGTGCCGCCGACGTCAACAAGGACCAGACCTACTTCCTGTATACGCTAGATCAGGAACAACTCGAAGCGGCCATTTTCCCGCTTGCCGGCCTCACCAAACCCCGCGTGCGGGCAATGGCCGACGCCGCCGGCTTTGCCAATTTCAACAAAACCGACAGCACCGGGATCTGCTTCATCGGCGAGCGTGACTTCCAGGCATTCCTGGCGCGCTACATCGATCGACAGCCGGGGCCGATCGTCACCGTCGAAGGCGACGAAGTCGGCCGCCACCAGGGGCTTGCCTTCTACACGATCGGCCAGCGGCGCGGCCTCAATCTGGGTGGTCGGGCCAACTGCCCCGGACTGCCCTGGTATGTCGCTGAGAAGGACCTGCCCGGCAATCGCCTGGTGGTCGCACAGGGCCATGATCACCCCGCATTGATGAATCACGGACTCCTCGCCGGTGACTGGCACTGGGTGGACGGCAAGGGTCCTGACCGGCCGATCCGTTGTACCGCCCGACTACGGCACCGGCAGCCGGATCAGCCGGGCCGGCTCACACCCCGTGCGGACGGGCGCCGGGAACTGATCTTCGACGCTCCGCAACGCGCCGTCGCCCCCGGTCAATCCGTGGTGATCTATGACGGCGAGCGGTGCCTCGGTGG
- the infA gene encoding translation initiation factor IF-1, with the protein MAKEENIRMQGTITEVMPNTMFRVELENGHTVTAHISGKMRKHYIRILRGDKVTVELTPYDLNKGRIVYRAR; encoded by the coding sequence ATGGCGAAGGAAGAGAATATCCGGATGCAGGGCACGATCACCGAAGTGATGCCCAACACGATGTTCCGTGTCGAGCTGGAGAACGGTCACACCGTAACGGCTCACATCTCGGGCAAGATGCGCAAGCACTACATCCGTATCCTGCGCGGTGACAAGGTCACCGTCGAACTGACCCCCTACGACCTCAACAAGGGCCGAATCGTCTACCGCGCCCGCTGA
- a CDS encoding arginyltransferase, whose translation MTEARGTKRIRLFGTGYRPCPYLHDRPSQFDFVDPRLSPTPALYDELLAQGFRRGGEHIYRTACPGCQACQSLRIPVARFRPRRRHRRCLRDNADIDLINVGFRYRPEHFELYSRYVTARHPGGGMDEADPDLYWQYLTASWCPTEFIELRQRPGGELLAVAVTDDTGGALSAVYTFYEPEAGQRGLGTLAILLQIEEARRRQRDWLYLGYWIAGCPGMDYKTGFRPHEHLAPDGWVPSD comes from the coding sequence ATGACTGAAGCCCGCGGCACGAAGCGCATCCGGCTGTTCGGCACAGGTTATCGCCCGTGTCCGTACCTGCATGACCGGCCCTCGCAGTTCGATTTCGTCGACCCGCGCCTCTCGCCGACCCCCGCCCTTTACGACGAACTCCTGGCCCAGGGGTTTCGCCGTGGCGGTGAGCATATCTACCGCACAGCCTGCCCCGGCTGCCAGGCCTGTCAGAGTCTGCGCATTCCGGTGGCGCGATTCCGGCCGCGACGCCGGCATCGACGGTGCCTGCGGGACAACGCGGATATCGACCTGATCAACGTCGGCTTTCGTTACCGGCCCGAGCATTTCGAGCTCTACAGCCGTTATGTGACCGCGCGTCACCCCGGAGGCGGTATGGACGAGGCCGACCCCGACCTTTACTGGCAGTATCTGACCGCCAGCTGGTGCCCGACGGAATTCATCGAGCTGCGCCAGCGTCCCGGCGGCGAACTGCTCGCCGTCGCGGTCACCGACGACACCGGCGGCGCCCTCTCGGCGGTCTATACCTTCTACGAACCCGAGGCCGGCCAACGCGGCCTGGGTACCCTCGCCATTCTCCTGCAGATCGAGGAGGCGCGGCGACGGCAGCGTGACTGGCTCTACCTTGGATACTGGATTGCCGGCTGTCCTGGCATGGACTACAAAACCGGCTTCCGGCCACATGAGCATCTCGCCCCCGATGGCTGGGTCCCGAGCGATTAG